One stretch of Periplaneta americana isolate PAMFEO1 chromosome 1, P.americana_PAMFEO1_priV1, whole genome shotgun sequence DNA includes these proteins:
- the LOC138709352 gene encoding coagulation factor XI-like, with translation MYRHTFVLIVIYRDVPHRCGGSILTSDYVLTAAHCVHGVVDPSKVIVVAGTIFLSFDPPAVKTTASEIMVYDQYTEPTAGMDLAILKEGIQQKTKLLLYAELPVISNKQCSREMRKHIIEGRMCCSCRKSGGNCPCQGDSGGPLICGGFQVGIVSTGVFCLGSIYPSIFTNVRFYKSWIDERVFPSDNAANINCDSKLLKFIIILILMRKFTFESILQLHSVYYATRRVKRYKMMT, from the exons ATGTACCGACACACTTTT GTTTTAATCGTCATTTATCGAGATGTGCCTCACCGCTGTGGAGGATCCATTCTCACATCTGATTACGTCCTCACGGCAGCCCACTGTGTTCATGG AGTGGTTGATCCCTCCAAAGTGATCGTAGTAGCGGGAACCATCTTCCTCTCATTTGACCCTCCTGCTGTGAAGACTACAGCCTCCGAAATAATGGTATATGACCAATACACGGAACCAACTGCGGGCATGGACTTAGCGATCCTGAAG GAAGGAATACAACAAAAGACTAAATTACTATTGTATGCAGAATTACCAGTCATTTCAAATAAGCAGTGCTCGAGAGAAATGAGAAAACACATAATTGAAGGAAGAATGTGTTGCAGCTGTAGAAAGTCTGGTGGAAATTGCCCGTGCCAG GGCGACTCTGGTGGCCCTCTGATTTGCGGAGGGTTCCAGGTGGGTATTGTATCCACAGGCGTCTTCTGTCTGGGTTCCATTTATCCCAGTATCTTCACAAATGTGAGATTCTACAAGTCTTGGATAGATGAGCGGGTCTTTCCCAGTGACAATGCAGCAAACATAAATTGTGATTCCAAACTGTTGAAATTCATAATCATATTAATATTGATGCGAAAATTTACTTTTGAATCGATTTTACAACTGCATTCGGTTTATTATGCCACAAGGCGTGTAAAACGTTACAAAATGATGACTTAG